The genomic region TATCGATCTCAATCTGATCCGCGAAGCGTTCCAGTTCCGCCTCTTTATCGAGAAGGAGTCGGTAGCGATTTTCTGCCAATCAGCGTCCGACGAATTGCTGCGCGCATTGCGTGCGGAACATGAGGAAACTCTGGAACGCGCGATGGCGGAAGGTGAAACACCGGAACTGGAGGCGCGGGCGCAGACTATCGACTGGAGCCTGCACGATACGATTGTCGGCTCGCTCGATAATGAAATCATCTGGCGCGCCTATCAGACCAACACGATCAAGATGCGCCTGATCAATCAGGAACGTTTCCGCATCACCGGTCGCGTCATTCCGGTCATGCAGGAGCATCTGGCCGTCCTCGCTGCAATCGAAACACGCGATCCGCAGACAGCCATGGATGCCATTGCCGTTCACATCAACAATGCACGGAAACTGGCTTTGCAGATTTAACGACCAGAGCCCGGGCAAGAGGAGTTGCCGGGCCGACGGAAATTTGGGGAGGAGCATGCAATGAATCTATTACGTCCAACACGTCGCCAGTTCCTGGCGGGCTCGGCGGCAATCGCTGCATCGGGCATGACGGGCATCAGCCCGTCTTTCGCCCAGTCGAAAGTCGACTGGAAGAAGTTTGCCGGTACCACGCTGGAAGTGAACCTCATCAAGAGCCCGCGCGGTGAAATCCTTCAGAAATACCAGAAGGAATTCGAGGAGCTGACCGGCATCAAGGTGCATTCCGAACAGATGCCCGAACAGCAGCAGCGCCAGAAGGCGGTGATCGAGCTGACGTCCGGTCGCCCGAGCTTCGACGTCATCCATATCAGCTATCACGTCCAGAAGCGCCAGTTCGAAAAGGGCGGCTGGCTTGCCGACCTGAACCCGTTCCTGAAGGATCCGACGCTGACGGATGCATCGCTCACGGAAGATGATTTCGCAAGTGCCGGTCTGACCTTCGCCAAGGACGCCAATGGCCGTTTCGGCGCGCTGCCATTCTCGGTCGATTACTGGATCATCTACTGGAACAAGGAACTCTTTGCCGCCAAGGGCATCGAATTTCCGAAGACCTTCGAAGAGCTGGTCGCCGCCGCCGAAGCGCTCACCGATCCATCGACCAACACCTATGGTTTCGTCGCGCGCGGCATGAAGAATGCCAATGCGCCGGTCTATACCAGCCTCCTGCTCGGCTATGGCAAGCAGTCGGTTGACGCCGATGGCAACCTCCAGACGGATTCGGCTGAAGGCATCGAAGCCGCAAAGCTCTATCAGCGCCTGATGACCAAATCGGCACCTCCCGGCGTTGCGGGCTTCAACTGGGCAGAATGCCAGTCGAACTTCCTGCAGGGTCGCGTCGGCATGTGGCTTGACGGTATCGGTTTTGCCCCGCCGCTCGAAGACCCGAACAAGTCGCGCGTCGTCGGCAAGGTCGGCTATGGCGTCATGCCGGCAGGCCCGAATGCGCAGGCAGCACCGACGACCGGCGACGGCATCGGCGTGACCGAAGCCTCCAAGAACAAGGAAGCCGCATATCTCTACTGCCAGTGGGCCATTTCCAAGGAAATGGGCGCTCGCCTGTTGCAGTCGGGGTCGGGGGTTCCGTTCCGCAAGTCGGTCATCGATGATGAAGCCGTGCGCAAGGGCGTCACCATGCCGGAAGGCTGGGTGGAAGCCCTGTCGAAGTCAGCCCCGATCAGCCAGCTCTGCCTGCCGGTCATCGTGCCTGTCACGGAATTCCGCGACATTATCGGTGTTGGCCTCACCAATCTGCTGAACGGCGCCGACGCGGAAGCTGAAATGAAACGCGCGACGGAAGAATTCCGTCCGGTCCTCGCACGGAGCGAAGGGAAATGACATCTGCCGCCCCGACAGGAGCAAAAACGGGAGTTGCTGCGGCAGCTTCCCCCACCAAGACTGGCAAGAGCCGCTTGCGGCCAAGCTACTGGCCGTTTGTTCTTCCAGCCTTGATCACCGTCGGGGCGGTGATCGTCTTCCCATGGGTGTTTACGCTCTGGATGAGTACCAACCAGTGGCAACTGGGCGGCGAGCAGAGCTTTGTCGGCTTCGACAATTATCTGCGTCTTGCCGCCGATATGCGCTTCTGGGAATCCATGTGGCATACCGTTGTCTATACGGTTCTGTCGGTCGTGGCTCCGATGGTCCTGGGCACGATCGCAGCGCTGGTCTTTGACAGCAAGCTGCCGATGCGCGGGCTCCTGCGCGGCATCTTCGTCATGCCGATGATGGCCACACCGGTTGCCGTCGCTCTGGTCTGGACGATGATGTATCACCCGCAGCTCGGCGTTCTGAACTATCTTCTGTCGCTGGTCGGCATTCCGCCCCAGGAGTGGATATTCAACCAGAACACGGTCATCCCCTCGCTGGTGGCTGTTGAAACTTGGCAGTGGACGCCGCTTGTCATGCTGATCGTGCTCGGTGGCCTTGCTTCCATGCCGCGCGATCCCTTTGAAAGCGCGGAAATCGATGGCGCCAATGGCTGGCAGAAATTCCGCTACATCACCCTTCCGATGATCCTGCCCTTCATCATGGTGGCTGTCATCATCCGCTCGATCGATGCGCTGAAAAGCTTCGACATCATCTATGCGATGACGCAGGGCGGTCCGGGAACCGCGTCGGAAACCATCAATATCTATCTCTATAATGTGGCGTTCTCCTATTACGACATAGGCTATGCATCGGCGATTGCCGTGGTGTTCTTCATTGTCATTATTGCCATGTCGCTGGTCCTTCTGGCTCTTCGTCAGCGGACCAAGTGGAACGCCTGAGGACCGACCATGGCACGCAAATCAATTCTTTCGAAGCTTGGCACGGCACTTCTGGTCTTCATCATCGTGTCGCCTGCGATCTTCTTCTTCGTGTGGATGCTGTCGCTTTCGCTGAAATATGAAATCGACAATGGCGCTTATCCGCCGATCCTGATCCCGGAGCGTTTCGCCTGGTCGAACTATACCGAGATTTTCGCGGCGAACGACTTTCTGCTCTATTTCTGGAACAGCCTTATTGTGACCGGCATGGCGACCTTGCTTGCGCTGCTGGTCGGTGTTCCGGCGGGATATGGCATTGCGCGGCTCAAGGCGCATAAATCGGCGATCGTCATCATGATTGCCCGCATGACGCCGGGCCTGTCCTACCTGATCCCGCTGTTCCTTCTGTTCCAGACGCTCGGTCTGCTCGGCACGCTCTGGCCGCAGATCATCATCCATCTGGTCGTCACCGTTCCAATCGTGATCTGGATCATGATCGGCTATTTCGAGACGACACCGATGGAACTGGAAGAAGCAGCCATTATCGACGGTGCTTCCTCGTGGCAGGTGTTCATGAAAGTCGCCCTGCCGATTGCCAAGCCCGGCATCGTGGTTTCGCTCATCCTGGCGGTGATCTTCTCGTGGAACAATTTCGTCTTCGGCATCGTGCTCGCAAGCCGCGAGACACGTACCCTGCCGGTCGCGGTTTATAACATGCTGTCCTTTGAACAGGTCAGCTGGGGTCCGCTTGCAGCCGCCGCCCTCGTGGTCACATTGCCGGTCCTGCTGCTAACCGTTTTCGCACAGCGCCAGATCGTTGCAGGTCTGACCGCAGGCGCCGTCAAATAAGAGTCGAGGTTCAAGATGGCATCTGTATCCATCCGAAATGCAATCAAGAAATATGGCAATGTCGGCGTGTTGCATGGCGTGTCAGTGGACATTCAGGACGGTGAATTCGTCGTGCTGGTCGGCCCGTCGGGCTGCGGAAAATCGACGCTTCTGCGCATGATCGCAGGGCTTGAGGAAATCAGCGACGGCGAAATCGCCATCGGTCCGCGCGTCGTCAACGACCTGCGCGCCAAGGAACGCGATATCGCCATGGTGTTCCAGAATTATGCGCTCTATCCGCATATGACGGTGGCCGACAATATGGGCTTCGCGCTCATGCTGAAGAATGCACCGAAGGAAGAACGCGACAGCCGTGTGGCGCGCGCCGCTGAAATCCTCGGGCTCAACAAGCTGCTCGACCGTTTTCCGCGC from Brucella intermedia LMG 3301 harbors:
- a CDS encoding carbohydrate ABC transporter permease, with translation MTSAAPTGAKTGVAAAASPTKTGKSRLRPSYWPFVLPALITVGAVIVFPWVFTLWMSTNQWQLGGEQSFVGFDNYLRLAADMRFWESMWHTVVYTVLSVVAPMVLGTIAALVFDSKLPMRGLLRGIFVMPMMATPVAVALVWTMMYHPQLGVLNYLLSLVGIPPQEWIFNQNTVIPSLVAVETWQWTPLVMLIVLGGLASMPRDPFESAEIDGANGWQKFRYITLPMILPFIMVAVIIRSIDALKSFDIIYAMTQGGPGTASETINIYLYNVAFSYYDIGYASAIAVVFFIVIIAMSLVLLALRQRTKWNA
- a CDS encoding GntR family transcriptional regulator, which translates into the protein MAEDHNEPVKLRDKAYQSFTQHLLARDFHPGQFVSQRQLVTMTGLPLGAIRELIPRLEAEGLIKTVPQRGLQIAHIDLNLIREAFQFRLFIEKESVAIFCQSASDELLRALRAEHEETLERAMAEGETPELEARAQTIDWSLHDTIVGSLDNEIIWRAYQTNTIKMRLINQERFRITGRVIPVMQEHLAVLAAIETRDPQTAMDAIAVHINNARKLALQI
- a CDS encoding carbohydrate ABC transporter permease, whose translation is MARKSILSKLGTALLVFIIVSPAIFFFVWMLSLSLKYEIDNGAYPPILIPERFAWSNYTEIFAANDFLLYFWNSLIVTGMATLLALLVGVPAGYGIARLKAHKSAIVIMIARMTPGLSYLIPLFLLFQTLGLLGTLWPQIIIHLVVTVPIVIWIMIGYFETTPMELEEAAIIDGASSWQVFMKVALPIAKPGIVVSLILAVIFSWNNFVFGIVLASRETRTLPVAVYNMLSFEQVSWGPLAAAALVVTLPVLLLTVFAQRQIVAGLTAGAVK
- a CDS encoding ABC transporter substrate-binding protein: MNLLRPTRRQFLAGSAAIAASGMTGISPSFAQSKVDWKKFAGTTLEVNLIKSPRGEILQKYQKEFEELTGIKVHSEQMPEQQQRQKAVIELTSGRPSFDVIHISYHVQKRQFEKGGWLADLNPFLKDPTLTDASLTEDDFASAGLTFAKDANGRFGALPFSVDYWIIYWNKELFAAKGIEFPKTFEELVAAAEALTDPSTNTYGFVARGMKNANAPVYTSLLLGYGKQSVDADGNLQTDSAEGIEAAKLYQRLMTKSAPPGVAGFNWAECQSNFLQGRVGMWLDGIGFAPPLEDPNKSRVVGKVGYGVMPAGPNAQAAPTTGDGIGVTEASKNKEAAYLYCQWAISKEMGARLLQSGSGVPFRKSVIDDEAVRKGVTMPEGWVEALSKSAPISQLCLPVIVPVTEFRDIIGVGLTNLLNGADAEAEMKRATEEFRPVLARSEGK